Below is a genomic region from Maridesulfovibrio ferrireducens.
AAAAGACCCGTACATGTTAATGTACGGGTCTTTTTGCGTGCGTCGATTGGGGGGGGGGCGAAGGCGCAAAATGTCGGTAATATATTTTTATGGTATGTTCTTTTATTTGTGATTGAATGTTTTTGAGTGTATAGTTTGCGTGTTTTCAATAGTACTATACAGGGGAGTTATGGCTAAAAAAATAATTGAGTGCTCTTCTCGGCCTATGAAAGTTCTTATAGTCGAAGATAGCATGACTTTTTCTGGTATTCTTAAAAGATGCATAAAATCTAGTCTGAACGTTGAAAGTTTAGTGTTTGGTGATTACGCTAGTGCTGAAGAATTTCTTAATAATAATGAATGTGAATTTTTTGCAGCCTTGCTGGATATTAACTTACCTGATGCTCCCAACGGAGAGATTGTTGATCTGGTTGTAAGCAAGAATATACCATCTATTGTGTTTACTGGGGAACTTAGTGATGATCTACGTGATATCATGTGGGCCAAACGTATTGTTGACTATGTACCCAAGGAAAATTTCGGAAACATTGAGCATGTCATAAATTTAGTGGACAGGCTTAGAAAGAATATTAATACCAAGGTTCTTGTCGTAGATGATTCCAGTACTAGCCGAAATCTTTGTCGAGCCTTACTCGATGTCTGCAATTTTCAGGTTATCGAAGCTGTGAACGGGCAAGAGGGCTTGGATTTGATTAATTCTGATAATGAGATTCGTCTCGTCATTGCTGATCATTATATGCCGATAATGGATGGCTTGACTCTTGTAAAAGAGATTCGTCGTAAATTTTCAAAGTCAGCTCTTCCTATAATTGGGTTGTCCGGGGTTGGCGGGGCTACCACTTCAGCTTATTTTTTGAAAGCCGGGGCTAATGATTATATTCATAAACCGTTTCTTGTTGAAGAATTTTACTGCCGAGTCTCTCATAATATTGAAAATTCCGAGTATATCAGCACAATAAAAGAAATGTCTGAGATCGACTATCTTACCGGAATTTGCAACAGGCGTTCATTTTTTAAATTTGGTGAAAAGCTTTTTTCTCAGCAGCAGCGCAGCGGGGCTACTATGGTGGCTGCCATGATCGATATTGACGAGTTTAAAAATTGTAATGACACTTATGGTCATATTGTCGGGGATGAAGTCATTAAAGATGTTGCTGATTTGTTGGCTAGTCGTTTTCGTAAGGGAGATGTTGTGTCTCGCTACGGTGGCGATGAATTTTGTTTGTTGTGTGCAGATATGAAGCCTGAGGAAATTAAGCATGTCTTTGACAGTGTTAAGGATGACATCGATAATAAAATCATAAAAGTGGGTGAGCATGAAATTTTTGTAACAGTAAGTATCGGTGTTTGCTCCACGATGATGCCTTCTTTAGATGAAATGGTCCTTGTTGCTGACAAGATGTTGTATGATGCCAAAGACAGTGGACGTAATCAGGTGTCTTATAGTGATTAAGAGGATTTGTTTTCAAAGAATATTTTATAGTTATTGACAGAGTGCAGCGCTTTCTATAGTTATTGCTCTCTTGCTTCAGCAAGATGCGTTCTTTAAGAAAAACACCTTCATGGTGATTACAAATATTTTTGATATTTGTCCTTGTGACCATTGAGGAGGGGCCACACCCGATCCCTTTCCGAACTCGGAAGTTAAGACCTCCATCGCCGATGATACTGCCAGGTAGCTGGTGGGAAACTAGGTCGTCGCAAGGACTTTTTTTTTAGAAAAACCCGGTACATATTTTATGTACCGGGTTTTTTGTTGTAAAGTTTTTTCGATTAAGCATTAAAAAAGGGTTTCTCATTTGAAGTGAGAAACCCTTTTGTTTTTATTCTAAGCGGTTAATGAACCGTGCTGCTGGTTTTTGTCTTTAATACATAGCTTCCGGCAAAAACAAAATAATTTGCGGGAAGATAGCGAACAGAATAAGTCCAACTATTATAGCTAGTAGGAATGGAATGGTTCCCTTAAATATTTCTTCAAGAGTAATTGATGGTTCAAACTTTTGCGCCATTCCGTAAACTACATAGACATTAATTCCAACTGGCGGAGTGATAACTCCTATCTGTGTTACCAGAACGATGATTATTCCGAACCAGATCGGGTCAAATCCAAGTGCCATTACTACAGGATAAAAAACAGGGATTGTGAGCATTATCAGGGCGAGAGCATCCATGAAACATCCGCCTATGAAATATATGCTAAGGATCATGGTCATGATGATAAGTGGATGCAGGTCAAACGACGCTGTCCATTCTGCCACATTGAAAGGGATTCTTGAAACAGCTAAAAACTTACCAAATATAACAGCTCCGGCTACTAGCAGAAGAACCATGCAGGATGTTCGTAGTGTTTCGTGAAGAGAATTCACAAAAGCCTGCCATGTCAGCTGTCGTTTGATGATTCCAAGAGCGAGGATACCAAGAACACCGACTGCGGCAGATTCGTTCGGAGTGAAAAATCCATAAAACATGCCGCCGATTACCAACCCGAATATTGCGAAAGTGTCAGCAAGTCCGACAAGTGAGCGCATCTTCTCAACAAAAGTGAATGTTTCACCTTTAGGGCCGAGATCAGGATTTTTGTGACACTGAATAGCTATTGCGATAATAAAAAGTACGGTAAGAACAAATGATGGAATTATTCCTGCCATGAACAGCGCGCCGATAGATTGCTCGGTCAGAACACCGTAAACGATAAGAACTACACTAGGCGGCATTATCATTCCAAGTCCTCCGCCTGATGCTACTGAGCCAGCTGCGAGGGAATTTGCATATCCATATCGTTTCATTTCAGGGATACCAACAGTCGCCATTGTAGCCGCTGTGGCCGGACTTGAGCCGCAGACAGCTCCGAAGGCA
It encodes:
- a CDS encoding diguanylate cyclase, with product MAKKIIECSSRPMKVLIVEDSMTFSGILKRCIKSSLNVESLVFGDYASAEEFLNNNECEFFAALLDINLPDAPNGEIVDLVVSKNIPSIVFTGELSDDLRDIMWAKRIVDYVPKENFGNIEHVINLVDRLRKNINTKVLVVDDSSTSRNLCRALLDVCNFQVIEAVNGQEGLDLINSDNEIRLVIADHYMPIMDGLTLVKEIRRKFSKSALPIIGLSGVGGATTSAYFLKAGANDYIHKPFLVEEFYCRVSHNIENSEYISTIKEMSEIDYLTGICNRRSFFKFGEKLFSQQQRSGATMVAAMIDIDEFKNCNDTYGHIVGDEVIKDVADLLASRFRKGDVVSRYGGDEFCLLCADMKPEEIKHVFDSVKDDIDNKIIKVGEHEIFVTVSIGVCSTMMPSLDEMVLVADKMLYDAKDSGRNQVSYSD
- a CDS encoding TRAP transporter large permease — protein: MEPSTAGIIGVLVMLALFLTRMPVAYVMTLVGFSGFSILISMKGGLNLLSRSFYDSFSSYSLATIPLFILMGQLAFNSGISRKLYRAAYHFLGNIQGGLAMATVAACTAFGAVCGSSPATAATMATVGIPEMKRYGYANSLAAGSVASGGGLGMIMPPSVVLIVYGVLTEQSIGALFMAGIIPSFVLTVLFIIAIAIQCHKNPDLGPKGETFTFVEKMRSLVGLADTFAIFGLVIGGMFYGFFTPNESAAVGVLGILALGIIKRQLTWQAFVNSLHETLRTSCMVLLLVAGAVIFGKFLAVSRIPFNVAEWTASFDLHPLIIMTMILSIYFIGGCFMDALALIMLTIPVFYPVVMALGFDPIWFGIIIVLVTQIGVITPPVGINVYVVYGMAQKFEPSITLEEIFKGTIPFLLAIIVGLILFAIFPQIILFLPEAMY